The DNA sequence TGAATATTGATACTGATACACAGTGGGCATTCTGGGATGGTGTACGACAATATGAAGCAAAGTATCACAATTATCTTCAGGCACAAATAGGCAATCCTGAAGGTGAAGACAAGCCAAATAAGAGTTACTACGATCCACGAAAATGGCTTAAGGCTGGTGAGGTATCGATGGTTAACCGTCTAGATAAAGCATTTAGAGATCTTAATTGTGTAGGACGTAATTAAGAAATGAAGGTTTATATCATTTAATGTTGCTATATAGGCGATAAATATGCAATTTCCTTCCCCTATACAAGCCACTCAGTTTGAAAATTGTACTTTTTATTTAAAACGTGATGATCTAATTGATATTGATTTTTCTGGAAACAAAGCTCGGAAATTTTACTATTTTTTAACCCATGACTTTCCCTCTATTAAAAAAGTTATCTCCCGCGGTTCGGTACAATCTAATGCAATGTATTCACTCTCAGTATTGGCAAAAAGAAAAAGATGGGAGTTTGAATATTATGTTGATCATTTACCTGACTACCTAAAGCAAAATCCTCACGGGAACTACAAGGCAGCAATTGAGAATGGTATGAAGATATATGTAGGGGTATCTCCAAGCAATTATTCTCAAGATATATTATTTATAGAAGAGGGAGGACGACAGAAGGAAGCAGAGTATGGTATTAGATTTTTAGCAAAAGAGATTATTGATTGGCAGATAGAAAAAGAGATACCTGAACTAACTGTATTTCTTCCTTCAGGTACAGGAACAACTGCACTTTTTTTACAAAAACACCTTTTAGATAGTATACAATCAAAAG is a window from the Sulfurovum sp. genome containing:
- a CDS encoding 1-aminocyclopropane-1-carboxylate deaminase/D-cysteine desulfhydrase, giving the protein MQFPSPIQATQFENCTFYLKRDDLIDIDFSGNKARKFYYFLTHDFPSIKKVISRGSVQSNAMYSLSVLAKRKRWEFEYYVDHLPDYLKQNPHGNYKAAIENGMKIYVGVSPSNYSQDILFIEEGGRQKEAEYGIRFLAKEIIDWQIEKEIPELTVFLPSGTGTTALFLQKHLLDSIQSKETSSVVYTSPCVGDTAYLKEQFSILEANQALHPTIISLPKKYHFGKLYRENYEIWLKLQQQTGVVYDLLYDPLGWRSLLAHPVLYEKKPLLYIHQGGILGNESMIRRYERKYPELSL